One region of Vigna angularis cultivar LongXiaoDou No.4 chromosome 10, ASM1680809v1, whole genome shotgun sequence genomic DNA includes:
- the LOC108335691 gene encoding protein CHUP1, chloroplastic, with product MIVRLGLIVAASLAAFTVKQLNVRSSNPGHKDEGTEEERVTRFNDALQDKEREEEEEKEEVKLISSIINRANDFEDDILPEFEDLLSGEIEFPLPPDKDEKDRVYEIEMANNESELERLRQLVKELEEREVKLEGELLEYYGLKEQESDIVELQRQLKIKTVEIDMLNITINSLQAERKKLQEELTQGASAKRELEVARNKIKELQRQIQLEANQTKGQLLLLKQQVLGLQVREEEAARKDAELGKKLKAVNDLEVAVVELKRRNKELQHEKRELTVKLDAAESKVAELSNMTETEMVAKAKEEVSNLRHANEDLLKQVEGLQMNRFSEVEELVYLRWVNACLRYELRNYQTPQGKVSARDLSKSLSPKSQEKAKQLMLEYAGSERGQGDTDLESNFSHPSSPGSEDFDNASIDSSTSKYSTLSKKTNLIQKFKKWGKSKDDSSALSSPSRSFSGGSPRRMSTTVKPRGPLESLMIRNAGDSVSITSFGLRDQEPIDSPETPTDMRKVPSSDSLNSVSASFQLMSKSVDGSMDEKYPAYKDRHKLALAREKHIKEKAEKARVQKFGDNSGLNMTKAERGNTISLPPKLTQIKEKPFVSGTPNDQSEEGKNVDDQTISKMKLAHIEKRPTRVPRPPPKPSGAAAATTNANPANGVPSAPPIPPPPPGAPRPPPPPGGPPPPPPPPGSLSRGGMDGDKVHRAPELVEFYQSLMKREAKKDTSTLLVSTTSNASDARSNMIGEIENRSSFLLAVKADVETQGDFVMSLAAEVRAASFSDINDLVAFVNWLDEELSFLVDERAVLKHFDWPEGKADALREAAFEYQDLIKLENRVSTFIDDPNLPCEAALKKMYSLLEKVEQSVYALLRTRDMAISRYKEFGIPVNWLLDSGVVGKIKLSSVQLARKYMKRVASELDALSGPEKEPAREFLILQGVRFAFRVHQFAGGFDAESMKAFEDLRSRIQNSQASEDNKPDM from the exons ATGATAGTCAGGTTAGGACTCATAGTTGCTGCTTCTCTTGCAGCTTTTACTGTTAAGCAGCTGAATGTCAGAAGCTCAAATCCAG GACATAAAGATGAGGGCACAGAAGAAGAGCGTGTCACAAGATTTAATGATGCACTCCAAGATAAAGAA agggaggaggaagaggagaaAGAGGAGGTTAAGTTAATTAGCAGCATAATAAATCGAGCAAATGACTTTGAAGATGATATTCTACCAGAATTTGAAGATCTTCTGTCTGGGGAGATTGAGTTTCCATTACCACCAGATAAGGATGAGAAAGACAGAgtttatgaaattgagatgGCAAACAACGAAAGTGAACTTGAGAGATTGCGACAGCTAGTGAAGGAATTGGAGGAGAGGGAAGTGAAACTTGAAGGAGAATTGCTTGAGTACTATGGTCTGAAGGAGCAGGAATCAGACATCGTGGAGTTGCAGAGGCAACTGAAAATTAAGACTGTAGAAATAGAcatgcttaatatcacaattaaTTCCTTGCAGGCAGAGAGAAAGAAGCTCCAAGAAGAACTCACACAAGGAGCTTCAGCCAAGAGAGAACTTGAGGTGGCTAGAAACAAGATCAAGGAGCTACAGAGGCAGATACAGCTTGAGGCTAACCAAACAAAAGGCCAGTTGTTGTTGCTTAAACAACAAGTTTTGGGTCTGCAGGTTAGAGAAGAAGAGGCTGCCAGAAAAGATGCTGAACTTGGAAAGAAACTGAAAGCTGTGAATGACCTAGAGGTTGCAGTGGTGGAGCTTAAGAGAAGAAACAAAGAACTTCAACATGAAAAGCGAGAGTTGACAGTTAAACTCGATGCTGCTGAATCTAAAGTGGCTGAGCTCTCCAATATGACAGAG ACTGAAATGGTTGCGAAGGCAAAAGAGGAGGTGAGTAACCTGAGGCATGCAAATGAAGACCTGCTAAAGCAAGTGGAAGGGCTGCAGATGAACAGGTTCAGTGAGGTTGAAGAGCTTGTGTACCTTCGTTGGGTTAATGCATGTTTGAGATATGAGCTAAGAAATTACCAGACACCGCAAGGGAAAGTATCAGCCCGTGATCTCAGCAAGAGTCTTAGCCCGAAATCACAAGAGAAAGCTAAGCAACTGATGTTAGAATATGCTGGATCAGAACGTGGACAAGGGGACACAGATCTCGAAAGCAATTTCTCCCATCCTTCTTCACCAGGAAGTGAAGATTTTGACAATGCTTCCATTGATAGCTCTACTAGCAAGTACAGTACTCTTAGCAAGAAAACTAATCTAATCCAAAAGTTTAAGAAATGGGGTAAAAGCAAAGATGATTCCAGTGCTCTTTCATCACCTTCAAGATCCTTTTCAGGAGGTTCTCCAAGGAGAATGAGTACAACTGTGAAACCAAGGGGTCCACTAGAATCCTTAATGATAAGGAATGCTGGAGATAGTGTATCTATCACCAGCTTTGGGCTCAGGGATCAGGAACCTATTGATTCTCCTGAAACTCCAACTGACATGAGAAAAGTTCCATCCAGTGATTCCTTGAATTCAGTTTCTGCTTCATTCCAATTGATGTCTAAGTCAGTGGATGGATCCATGGATGAGAAGTACCCTGCGTATAAAGATCGCCACAAGTTGGCCTTGGCAAGggaaaaacatataaaagaaaaagcagAGAAAGCAAGAGTGCAGAAGTTTGGTGACAATTCAGGTTTGAATATGACCAAGGCTGAAAGAGGAAATACTATATCTTTGCCACCAAAGCTTACCCAAATTAAGGAGAAACCATTTGTTTCTGGCACTCCAAATGATCAATCCGAAGAAGGGAAGAATGTTGATGATCAAACCATCAGCAAGATGAAGCTTGCTCACATTGAGAAAAGGCCTACTAGGGTGCCTAGGCCTCCTCCTAAGCCATCTGGTGCTGCTGCTGCTACCACAAATGCAAATCCTGCCAATGGAGTGCCATCTGCTCCACCaattcctcctcctcctccaggGGCTCCACGGCCACCACCACCGCCAGGTGGACCACCTCCACCTCCTCCTCCCCCAGGAAGCCTATCAAGAGGGGGAATGGATGGTGACAAAGTCCACAGAGCTCCAGAGCTAGTTGAATTTTATCAGTCATTGATGAAGAGGGAGGCAAAGAAAGATACTTCAACACTTTTAGTTTCTACAACAAGTAATGCATCTGATGCTAGGAGCAACATGATTGGGGAAATTGAGAATAGATCATCATTCCTCCTAGCT GTGAAAGCTGACGTAGAAACACAAGGTGATTTTGTCATGTCCTTGGCAGCTGAAGTTCGAGCAGCCTCCTTCTCAGATATTAATGACTTGGTGGCCTTTGTGAACTGGCTAGATGAGGAACTGTCCTTCCTG GTTGATGAACGAGCCGTCCTCAAGCACTTTGACTGGCCCGAAGGGAAAGCAGATGCACTAAGGGAGGCAGCTTTTGAATATCAGGATTTGATCAAGTTGGAGAACCGAGTCTCCACATTCATTGATGATCCCAATCTACCATGTGAAGCTGCCCTGAAGAAAATGTATTCATTGCTTGAAAA AGTGGAGCAAAGCGTATACGCACTCTTGCGGACGAGAGATATGGCTATTTCACGGTACAAAGAATTTGGAATCCCAGTAAACTGGCTATTGGATTCGGGAGTTGTAGGCAAG ATCAAGCTTTCTTCTGTACAACTTGCACGGAAGTATATGAAACGTGTTGCATCTGAACTTGATGCATTATCTGGTCCAGAAAAAGAACCGGCTAGAGAGTTTTTGATTCTTCAAGGCGTGCGTTTCGCTTTCCGTGTCCATCAG TTTGCAGGAGGCTTCGATGCAGAGAGTATGAAGGCTTTTGAAGACCTGAGGAGCCGCATTCAAAACTCTCAGGCCAGCGAAGATAACAAACCAGACATGTAG
- the LOC108335179 gene encoding aspartyl protease family protein 2 → MYSSLDSFLSLIFFFTILSLTHSSTEYLKLPLIPRTTLSNVSNILAADLHRISGLRTLPQSPLTSGAAMGSGQYFADLRIGSPPQRLLLVADTGSDLVWVKCSACRNCSTKRPGSAFLPRHSRSFSSYHCYDSPCRFVPQPTPTHCNNRTKLHTPCRYEYSYADGSTTTGFFSKETTTFNTSSNKQGKIKNLAFGCGFKTSGPSVTGSSFNGAQGVMGLGRGPISFTSQLGRKFGNTFSYCLLDYTLSPAPKSYLTIGASSNDVISRKLFSYTPFATNPLSPSFYYITIQSVSVDGIRLPINTSVWGIDDNGNGGTVLDSGTTISFLAEPAYRQVLAAFRRRVKLPAAEGATALGFDLCVNVSGITRPRLPKLRFFLAGKSVLSPPAGNYFIEPADGVKCLAVQAVRPGSGFSVIGNLMQQGYLFEFDLHRSRIGFSRHGCAVR, encoded by the coding sequence ATGTATTCTTCACTCGACTCTTTCCTGTCCttgatcttcttcttcaccattCTCTCCCTTACACATTCGTCAACCGAGTACCTCAAGCTACCGTTAATCCCTCGAACAACACTCTCCAACGTCTCCAACATCCTCGCCGCCGACCTCCACCGCATCTCCGGCCTCCGTACTTTGCCTCAGTCTCCGCTCACCTCCGGCGCCGCCATGGGCTCCGGGCAGTACTTTGCGGACCTCCGCATCGGATCCCCGCCGCAGCGCCTCCTCCTGGTAGCCGACACCGGCAGCGACCTTGTCTGGGTGAAATGCTCCGCCTGCCGTAACTGCTCCACCAAGCGACCCGGATCCGCATTCCTGCCCCGACATTCCAGAAGCTTCTCCTCCTACCACTGCTACGACTCGCCGTGTCGATTCGTCCCTCAGCCCACACCCACACACTGTAACAACCGCACCAAACTCCACACACCCTGCCGCTACGAATATTCCTACGCGGATGGGTCCACAACAACGGGCTTCTTCTCCAAGGAAACGACGACGTTCAACACCAGCTCCAACAAACAAGGGAAAATTAAAAACCTGGCATTCGGGTGCGGGTTTAAAACCTCTGGCCCCAGTGTAACAGGCTCCAGCTTCAACGGCGCGCAGGGCGTAATGGGACTGGGCCGCGGGCCCATTTCGTTTACTTCCCAACTTGGCCGCAAATTTGGTAACACCTTCTCTTACTGTCTTCTCGACTACACCCTATCCCCGGCCCCAAAAAGCTACCTTACAATCGGCGCCTCCTCAAACGACGTCATTTCGCGGAAGCTGTTCAGTTACACGCCTTTTGCCACTAACCCTCTGTCTCCCTCGTTTTATTACATCACCATCCAGAGTGTCTCCGTTGACGGCATTAGGTTACCGATAAACACTTCCGTTTGGGGGATCGATGACAACGGAAACGGAGGCACCGTCCTGGACTCCGGCACCACGATTTCTTTTCTAGCGGAGCCAGCTTATAGGCAGGTTTTGGCCGCCTTCCGGCGGCGCGTGAAGCTTCCTGCGGCGGAGGGAGCCACCGCGCTCGGGTTCGACCTTTGTGTTAACGTCTCCGGCATCACAAGGCCGAGGCTGCCGAAGCTGAGATTCTTCCTTGCCGGAAAATCGGTGCTGTCGCCACCGGCAGGGAATTATTTTATTGAGCCGGCGGATGGAGTAAAGTGTCTCGCGGTTCAGGCAGTTCGACCGGGTTCTGGATTTTCTGTGATTGGGAATTTGATGCAGCAAGGGTACTTGTTTGAGTTCGATTTGCACCGGTCGCGGATCGGGTTCTCGCGTCACGGATGTGCGGTTCGCTAA
- the LOC108335067 gene encoding uncharacterized protein LOC108335067 → MSSLAAARADNFYYPPEWEPSQGSLNKFHGQHALRERARKLDQGILIIRFEMPYNIWCGGCNSMIAKGVRFNAEKKQVGNYYSTKIWSFSMKSACCKHEIVIQTDPKNCEYVIISGAQKKTEDYDIEDAETFELPADEERGKLADPFYRLEHQEEDLKKKKESEPVLVRLQRQSDNRHSDDYALNKTLRARLRSQKKRVAEEENASKKIGLGIRLLPATEEDSATAKRVKFPTKFEKNRKDKRAVINAESIFSGVSSYSMSDKRKQELESKRRKICATSASSLLAGGFKPSSWSHAAMISGKKKGASMTVRR, encoded by the exons ATG TCTTCGCTTGCGGCTGCTAGAGCAGACAACTTTTACTATCCTCCAGAATGGGAACCGAGTCAG GGTTCGCTGAACAAGTTTCATGGTCAGCATGCCTTGCGGGAGAGGGCGAGAAAACTAGATCAGGGTATCCTGATTATAAG ATTTGAGATGCCTTATAATATATGGTGTGGAGGATGCAATTCAATGATTGCAAAGGGTGTTCGGTTCAATGCAGAGAAAAAGCAAGTTGGGAATTATTACTCCACAAAG ATATGGAGCTTCTCTATGAAGTCTGCTTGCTGCAAACATGAGATCGTCATTCAGACTGATCCTAAGAATTGTGAATATGTCATTATTAGTGGGGCCCAGAAAAAAACTGAAGATTATGATATTGAAGATGCTGAAACTTTTGAATTGCCTGCCGATGAAG AAAGGGGTAAGCTTGCAGATCCATTTTACCGCCTTGAACACCAGGAAGAAgacttgaagaaaaagaaggaatcTGAACCAGTGCTTGTACGTCTCCAGAGGCAGTCTGATAACAGGCATTCAGATGACTATGCTCTCAATAAGACTCTACGGGCCCGGCTTAGA aGTCAGAAGAAAAGAGTTGCTGAAGAAGAGAATGCTTCCAAGAAAATAGGCCTTGGCATAAGACTACTACCAGCTACTGAAGAAGATTCTGCCACAGCAAAAAGAGTGAAGTTTCCAACAAAGTTTGAAAAGAATAGGAAGGACAAGAGGGCAGTGATCAATGCCGAATCCATTTTCTCTGGAGTGTCTAGCTATTCTATGTCTGATAAGAGAAAACAAGAGCTAGaatcaaaaagaagaaaaatttgtGCAACTTCAGCCTCCAGTCTTCTAGCTGGTGGCTTTAAGCCATCATCATGGTCACATGCTGCTATGATATCAGGCAAGAAAAAGGGAGCTTCAATGACTGTAAGGCGCTAG
- the LOC108335692 gene encoding uncharacterized protein At1g26090, chloroplastic, with translation MGAVSSFSFPPLIGTSISRSSKSRLVVAASEGGASSSATKLLTFLGKGGSGKTTAAILAAQHYALAGLNTCLVIHGQDTTADYLLNCKIGTSHIACSKNLSAIRLETTKMLLEPLKLLKQADAQLNMTQGTLGGIVGEELGILPGMDSILLVLALERLVGFLGIAASKSQKDKFDLIIYDGINSEETLRIIGGSSKARLYLKYLRTLAEKTELGRLAAPSLLRLVDEAMIISSSRSYFNGKMSSEIWDTLDQILERGSSAFLNPHKFGCLLVMDPNCPTSINSALRYWGCTIQAGAQVSGAFGITSQQENLEILERAKKEFSPLPSAFISRLLMNNPIDWSRVLVDTDNEDARHLLNSLTSQVVMPSPVRFDVKRRSVTLFMPGFDKSDIKLYQYRGGSELLVEAGDQRRVIPLPPEIQGKVGGAKFEERSVVITLL, from the exons ATGGGCGCTGTTTCATCCTTCTCGTTTCCACCTCTTATCGGAACCTCAATTTCTCGTTCCTCAAAATCTCGTCTCGTCGTTGCGGCTTCCGAGGGCGGTGCCTCTTCCTCAGCCACCAAATTGCTCACTTTTCTCGGCAAAGGTGGCTCAGGCAAAACCACCGCCGCTATTCTCGCCGCCCAG cattatGCTTTGGCTGGGTTGAATACATGTTTGGTCATACATGGCCAAGACACCACTGCTGACTACCTTCTCAACTGTAAGATTGGAACTTCCCATATCGCCTGCAGCAAGAACCTTTCTGCCATTAGGTTGGAAACAACCAAA ATGCTTCTTGAACCTTTAAAACTTCTGAAGCAAGCAGATGCCCAACTTAATATGACTCAGGGCACACTTGGAGGG ATTGTTGGAGAAGAGCTTGGCATCCTGCCTGGGATGGACTCCATCCTTTTGGTACTTGCTCTTGAGAGACTTGTGGGGTTTTTGGGGATTGCTGCATCAAAGAGTCAAAAggataaatttgatttaataatatatgatgGTATCAACAGTGAGGAAACCCTGCGAATCATAGGTGGAAGCAGTAAAGCAAG ATTGTACTTGAAATATCTCCGCACCTTGGCTGAGAAAACTGAACTTGGGAGATTAGCTGCTCCTTCACTACTGAGACTTGTGGATGAGGCCATGATAATAAGTAGCAGCAGATCTTATTTTAATGGGAAAATGAGTTCAGAAATTTGGGACACTTTGGATCAAATACTGGAG AGAGGATCTTCTGCATTCTTAAACCCACATAAATTTGGTTGCTTACTTGTGATGGATCCAAACTGTCCAACATCAATCAATTCTGCATTGCGATATTGGGGATGTACTATTCAGGCTGGTGCTCAGGTTTCTGGTGCTTTCGGAATCACCTCTCAGcaagaaaatttagaaatattggAAAGAGCAAAGAAAGAATTTTCTCCTTTGCCTTCTGCTTTCATTTCAAGATTGTTGATGAATAATCCTATAGATTGGAGCAGAGTTCTAGTGGATACAGACAATGAAGATGCTAGGCATCTTCTTAATTCACTAACAAGTCAAGTTGTTATGCCATCTCCAGTTAGATTTGATGTAAAAAGAAGATCGGTTACTCTCTTCATGCCAGGTTTTGACAAATCAGATATCAAGCTGTACCAA TATAGGGGAGGATCTGAGCTGTTGGTAGAAGCAGGAGACCAAAGACGTGTCATTCCTTTGCCTCCAGAAATTCAAGGAAAGGTTGGCGGAGCCAAATTTGAGGAGAGAAGTGTTGTTATTACTTTGCTGTga